The following are encoded in a window of Mycobacterium decipiens genomic DNA:
- the murD gene encoding UDP-N-acetylmuramoyl-L-alanine--D-glutamate ligase: MLDPLRSGAPVLVAGGGVTGRAVLAALTRLGATATLCDDNPATLRSYADSGVSTVPTSVAIQQISDPQTRYALAVASPGFSPATPLLAAAAAAGVPIWGDVELAWRLDAAGCYGPPRRWLVVTGTNGKTTTTSMLHAMLTAADRSSLLCGNIGSPVLDALGEPADLLAVELSSFQLHWAPSLRPEAGVVLNIAEDHLDWHPTMAEYTAAKARALTGRVAVVGLDDSRAAGLLDTAPAQVRAGFRLGEPAVGELGVRGGALVDRAFADDLTLLPVASIPVPGPVGVLDALAAAALARSVGVPAGAIADAIASFQLGRHRAELVTVCDGIKYVDDSKATNPHAAEASVLAYPRVVWVAGGLLKGASVDAAVARIAPRLVGVVLIGRDRAAVAEALSRHAPDVPVVQVVTGEDAGMHATAEVSVAHVAEVDNVGETIGARVMTAAVAAARTLAKPGDTVLLAPAGASFDQFTGYADRGDAFAAAVRAADR; this comes from the coding sequence GTGCTTGACCCACTCCGGTCGGGAGCACCGGTGCTGGTAGCCGGTGGCGGTGTGACCGGCCGGGCGGTGCTGGCGGCGCTGACCCGGCTTGGTGCAACGGCAACGTTGTGCGACGACAACCCGGCTACCCTGCGCTCCTACGCCGACAGCGGGGTGTCGACCGTGCCCACGTCGGTCGCCATACAGCAGATATCTGACCCGCAAACGAGGTATGCCCTGGCGGTCGCCAGCCCCGGTTTCTCGCCCGCCACGCCGTTGCTGGCCGCGGCCGCCGCGGCGGGCGTGCCGATTTGGGGTGATGTGGAGCTGGCCTGGCGACTGGATGCCGCCGGGTGCTACGGGCCACCGCGTCGCTGGCTGGTCGTGACGGGCACTAACGGCAAGACCACCACGACGTCGATGCTGCACGCCATGTTGACCGCCGCGGACCGCAGCAGCCTGCTGTGCGGCAACATCGGCAGCCCGGTGTTGGACGCGCTGGGTGAGCCTGCCGATCTGCTGGCCGTCGAGCTGTCCAGCTTCCAGTTGCACTGGGCGCCGTCGTTGCGGCCCGAGGCGGGCGTCGTGCTTAACATCGCCGAAGACCACCTGGACTGGCATCCCACGATGGCCGAATACACCGCGGCCAAAGCCCGAGCGCTGACCGGCCGGGTGGCGGTGGTCGGGCTGGATGACAGCCGGGCGGCTGGCCTGCTGGACACCGCGCCCGCGCAGGTACGGGCTGGTTTCCGGCTCGGCGAACCGGCAGTGGGGGAGCTGGGCGTCCGCGGCGGAGCGCTGGTTGACCGCGCCTTCGCTGACGACCTGACGCTGCTGCCCGTCGCGTCGATACCGGTGCCCGGCCCGGTCGGCGTGCTCGACGCCTTGGCCGCGGCGGCCCTGGCCCGCTCTGTCGGGGTGCCGGCCGGTGCGATCGCGGACGCCATCGCCTCGTTTCAGCTGGGCAGACATCGAGCCGAGCTGGTGACCGTCTGCGACGGCATCAAATATGTCGACGATTCAAAAGCCACTAACCCGCACGCCGCCGAGGCATCGGTGCTGGCCTATCCGCGGGTGGTCTGGGTAGCCGGTGGTCTGCTCAAGGGCGCATCGGTAGACGCCGCGGTCGCCAGAATCGCTCCCCGGCTGGTCGGAGTGGTATTGATCGGCCGGGATCGCGCAGCGGTTGCCGAGGCGTTATCACGACACGCGCCCGATGTCCCCGTCGTTCAGGTTGTGACAGGCGAGGATGCTGGTATGCATGCGACTGCTGAGGTTTCTGTTGCTCATGTGGCAGAAGTTGACAATGTCGGCGAGACCATCGGCGCTCGCGTGATGACCGCTGCCGTGGCCGCGGCCCGGACCCTTGCCAAACCCGGTGACACGGTGCTGCTGGCCCCGGCCGGCGCCTCATTCGACCAGTTCACCGGTTACGCCGACCGCGGCGACGCCTTCGCCGCCGCCGTGCGCGCCGCGGACCGGTAG
- a CDS encoding UDP-N-acetylmuramoyl-L-alanyl-D-glutamate--2,6-diaminopimelate ligase, whose amino-acid sequence MEVVTGVAAVPTGLRPSAGAGVPLPALATQVGAVLAEGPDHLATVPDVPVTGVTLRAQDVRPGDLFAALPGSATHGARYVGDAIQRGAVAALTDAAGVAAITAQPGLPAVPVLVHPAPRDVLGDLAATVYGRPSDRLTVVGITGTSGKTTTTYLVEAGLRAGGRVAGLIGTIGIRIDGADIPSALTTPEAPALQAMLATMAERRVDTVVMEVSSHALALGRVDGTRFAVGAFTNLSRDHLDFHPSMADYFEAKASLFEPASALRARAVVVCIDDEAGRAMAARAGDAITVSAADQPAHWRAIEVAPMGAGGQEFTVIDPVGVQHRVGIGLTGHYNVANCLVALAILDAVGVSPEQAAPGLRDTRVPGRLEEIDRGQGFLALVDYAHKPEALRAVLTTLLRPDRRLAVVFGAGGERDRGKRAPMGGVAAELADLVVVTDDNPRGEDPAAIRREILAGAAGGGGAAQVVEIGDRRAAIEHAVAWARPGDVVLIAGKGHETGQHGAGGVRPFDDRVELAEALEALPTREART is encoded by the coding sequence ATGGAGGTGGTGACAGGAGTGGCGGCGGTTCCCACTGGGTTGCGCCCCAGCGCCGGCGCGGGCGTTCCGCTGCCTGCGCTGGCGACTCAGGTTGGCGCGGTGTTGGCCGAGGGGCCCGATCACCTCGCAACCGTTCCGGACGTGCCGGTCACCGGGGTGACGCTGCGCGCCCAGGATGTGCGGCCCGGTGACCTGTTCGCCGCCCTGCCCGGCTCGGCTACACACGGCGCCCGGTATGTCGGCGATGCCATCCAACGCGGCGCCGTCGCAGCGCTCACCGACGCCGCCGGTGTCGCCGCGATAACCGCTCAACCCGGCCTACCGGCGGTACCGGTGCTGGTGCACCCCGCACCCCGCGATGTGCTCGGTGACCTGGCCGCCACCGTCTATGGACGTCCATCTGACCGGCTGACGGTCGTCGGGATCACCGGCACATCCGGCAAAACCACCACGACCTACCTGGTCGAAGCCGGTCTGCGAGCCGGCGGGCGAGTCGCCGGGTTGATCGGCACCATCGGCATCCGCATCGACGGCGCCGACATCCCCAGCGCGTTGACCACTCCGGAGGCGCCCGCGCTGCAGGCGATGCTCGCAACGATGGCCGAACGCCGGGTGGACACCGTGGTCATGGAGGTGTCCAGTCATGCGCTGGCACTCGGCCGGGTGGACGGCACCCGGTTCGCGGTCGGAGCGTTCACCAACCTGTCACGCGACCACCTCGACTTCCACCCCAGCATGGCCGACTATTTCGAGGCCAAGGCATCGCTGTTCGAGCCGGCATCAGCGCTGCGCGCCCGCGCCGTCGTGGTCTGTATCGACGATGAGGCCGGGCGCGCGATGGCCGCCCGGGCCGGTGACGCGATCACCGTCAGCGCCGCAGATCAGCCCGCGCACTGGCGGGCAATCGAGGTCGCCCCGATGGGCGCCGGCGGGCAGGAGTTCACCGTCATCGACCCGGTTGGTGTCCAGCACCGGGTTGGTATTGGGTTGACGGGACACTACAACGTCGCCAATTGCCTTGTCGCACTGGCGATTCTCGACGCCGTCGGAGTGTCACCGGAGCAGGCGGCACCGGGGTTGCGGGATACTCGGGTGCCTGGCCGGCTGGAAGAGATCGATCGCGGTCAGGGTTTTCTGGCGCTGGTCGACTACGCCCACAAACCGGAAGCATTGCGGGCGGTGCTGACAACGCTGCTGCGCCCGGACCGCCGGCTGGCGGTGGTGTTCGGTGCCGGTGGCGAGCGTGATCGGGGCAAGCGGGCCCCGATGGGCGGGGTCGCCGCCGAGCTGGCCGATCTGGTCGTTGTGACCGACGACAACCCGCGCGGTGAGGATCCGGCGGCAATCCGGCGCGAGATCCTGGCCGGTGCCGCCGGGGGCGGCGGTGCGGCGCAGGTGGTCGAGATCGGCGACCGGCGGGCCGCCATCGAGCACGCGGTCGCCTGGGCCCGCCCCGGTGATGTGGTGCTCATCGCGGGAAAAGGCCATGAAACCGGGCAACACGGCGCCGGCGGGGTTCGCCCGTTCGACGACCGGGTGGAGCTGGCCGAGGCTCTGGAGGCGCTGCCGACCCGGGAGGCCCGCACGTGA
- a CDS encoding UDP-N-acetylmuramoyl-tripeptide--D-alanyl-D-alanine ligase, producing MIDLTVAQIAEIVGGSLADISPGDAAQRHVTGTVEFDSRAVGPGGLFLALPGARSDGHDHAASAVAAGAVAVLAARPVGVPAIVVAPQPRTAGAEGRLTGVLEHDKDGSGAAVLAALAKLAKAVAAELVTGGLTIIGITGSSGKTSTKDLLAAALGPLGEVVAPPGSFNNELGHPWTVLRATRRTSYLIVEMSARHPGNIAALADIAPPAIGVVLNVGTAHLGEFGSREIIAQTKAELPQSVPQSGVVILNVDDPAVAAMADATKARVVRVSRADRTGVGPSHVWAGPVSLDELARPRFTVHADDRAAEVRLGVSGEHQVANALCVIAVALQCGASVEQIAAALTAAGPVSRHRMQVTTRCDGVTVIDDAYNANPDSMRAGLQALAWIAQTGAGPAKKRRSWAVLGEMAELGADAIAEHDRIGRLAVRLDVSRLVVVGTGRSVSAMHHAAVMEGSWGSGTPAEADKGAVNVVDGDAALTLLRAEVQPGDVVLVKASNAAGLGALADALVADDTCRSTRP from the coding sequence GTGATCGACCTGACCGTGGCCCAGATCGCCGAGATCGTGGGTGGCTCGCTGGCCGACATCTCGCCGGGAGACGCCGCACAACGCCATGTCACCGGGACGGTCGAGTTCGACTCACGGGCGGTTGGTCCGGGCGGGCTTTTCCTGGCACTGCCGGGGGCCCGTTCCGATGGGCACGACCACGCGGCATCGGCGGTCGCCGCCGGTGCGGTCGCCGTGCTGGCCGCCCGGCCAGTCGGAGTCCCCGCGATCGTGGTTGCCCCCCAACCCCGGACCGCCGGAGCCGAGGGCCGACTTACCGGAGTGCTCGAGCACGATAAGGACGGCTCGGGCGCAGCGGTGCTTGCCGCACTGGCCAAGCTGGCCAAGGCGGTGGCCGCGGAGCTGGTAACCGGCGGGCTGACCATCATCGGGATCACCGGCTCATCGGGCAAGACGTCCACCAAGGACCTGTTGGCCGCGGCGCTTGGCCCGCTGGGAGAGGTGGTGGCCCCGCCGGGGTCTTTCAACAACGAGCTGGGTCATCCCTGGACGGTGCTGCGGGCGACACGGCGCACCAGCTACCTCATCGTGGAGATGTCGGCACGCCATCCCGGAAATATCGCTGCGCTGGCCGACATCGCGCCACCAGCGATCGGCGTCGTCCTCAACGTCGGTACCGCGCATCTGGGCGAGTTCGGCTCCCGGGAGATCATCGCGCAGACCAAAGCCGAACTGCCGCAATCGGTTCCGCAATCCGGGGTGGTCATCCTCAACGTCGATGACCCGGCGGTGGCGGCGATGGCCGATGCGACCAAGGCCCGGGTGGTTCGGGTCAGCCGCGCCGACCGTACCGGCGTCGGACCCAGCCACGTCTGGGCCGGACCGGTATCCCTCGACGAACTGGCCCGGCCGCGCTTCACCGTGCACGCAGACGACCGAGCTGCCGAGGTTCGCCTCGGGGTGTCCGGCGAGCATCAGGTCGCCAACGCGCTGTGTGTGATCGCGGTCGCGCTGCAGTGCGGCGCCAGCGTCGAGCAGATCGCGGCCGCGCTGACCGCAGCGGGGCCGGTGTCGCGGCACCGGATGCAGGTGACCACCCGATGCGACGGGGTGACGGTGATCGACGATGCCTACAACGCCAACCCCGATTCGATGCGAGCGGGGCTGCAGGCGCTGGCCTGGATTGCCCAGACCGGGGCTGGCCCCGCCAAAAAACGCCGCAGCTGGGCGGTGCTGGGAGAGATGGCCGAGCTCGGTGCGGACGCGATCGCCGAGCACGATCGCATCGGCCGGCTCGCGGTGCGCTTAGATGTGTCTCGACTCGTTGTCGTGGGAACCGGGAGGTCGGTGAGCGCCATGCACCACGCAGCGGTCATGGAGGGCTCCTGGGGGTCGGGAACTCCGGCAGAGGCCGACAAAGGGGCTGTCAACGTGGTCGACGGCGACGCCGCCCTGACACTGTTGCGGGCCGAGGTGCAACCCGGGGACGTGGTCCTGGTGAAGGCGTCCAATGCGGCCGGACTCGGGGCACTGGCCGACGCATTGGTCGCAGATGACACGTGCCGGAGCACGCGCCCATGA
- a CDS encoding cytochrome P450 yields MTATAPLDVPFAARGDRIPDEVARLRTCEPIRKVRTVAGDEAWLVSSYALCTQVLQDRRFSMKETAAPGAPRLNALTIPPEVVNNMGNIADAGLRKAVMKAITPKAPGVEQFLRDTANSLLDNLIAEGPPADLRNDFADPLASALHSKVLGIPQEDGPKLFRSLSIAFMSSADPIPAATINWDRDIAYMAGILDNPNVTTGLMGELGRLRKDPQYSHVSDELFATIGVTFFGAGVISTGSFLTMALISLIQHPRLRNLLHEKPELIPAGVEELLRINLSFADGLPRLATADIEVGDVLVRKGELVLVLLEGANFDPSHFPNPETIDLDRPNPTSHLAFGRGQHFCPGSALGRRHAQIGVETVLQNIPGFDLAVPIDQLVWRTRFQRRIPERLPVLW; encoded by the coding sequence ATGACCGCGACCGCTCCGCTCGATGTCCCATTCGCTGCACGCGGGGATCGGATTCCCGACGAAGTCGCGAGATTGCGAACCTGTGAGCCCATCCGCAAGGTGCGGACCGTTGCCGGTGACGAAGCCTGGCTCGTCTCCTCGTATGCACTGTGCACGCAGGTGCTTCAGGATCGGCGCTTCTCGATGAAGGAAACCGCAGCCCCCGGTGCTCCCCGCCTGAACGCGCTCACCATTCCACCCGAAGTGGTCAACAACATGGGAAACATTGCCGACGCGGGTTTGCGCAAGGCGGTGATGAAGGCCATCACCCCGAAGGCCCCCGGGGTGGAGCAGTTTCTACGCGATACAGCGAACTCCTTGCTGGACAACCTGATTGCCGAGGGCCCGCCAGCCGATCTGCGAAATGACTTCGCCGATCCCCTGGCCTCCGCGCTGCACTCCAAGGTTCTAGGCATCCCGCAAGAAGACGGCCCGAAGCTGTTCCGCAGCCTGAGTATCGCTTTCATGAGTTCGGCCGATCCGATCCCCGCCGCGACGATCAACTGGGATCGAGACATCGCATACATGGCCGGAATTCTGGACAACCCGAACGTCACGACTGGACTCATGGGCGAACTCGGCCGGCTCCGGAAAGATCCCCAATACTCACACGTCTCCGACGAGCTGTTCGCCACAATCGGCGTGACTTTCTTCGGTGCGGGTGTCATCTCTACCGGCAGCTTCCTCACCATGGCGTTGATATCGCTGATACAGCATCCGCGACTGCGGAACTTGTTGCACGAAAAGCCGGAACTAATCCCGGCCGGTGTGGAGGAGCTGCTGCGGATCAACCTCTCCTTCGCTGACGGGTTACCACGCCTGGCCACCGCCGACATCGAGGTCGGCGACGTGCTGGTCCGCAAGGGGGAGCTGGTGCTGGTGCTACTCGAGGGCGCCAACTTCGATCCATCGCACTTCCCGAACCCGGAGACGATCGACCTCGACCGGCCCAATCCCACCTCTCACCTTGCGTTCGGCCGCGGCCAACATTTCTGTCCGGGATCCGCCCTTGGCCGCCGCCATGCACAGATCGGCGTCGAGACAGTGCTGCAAAATATTCCGGGCTTCGACCTGGCCGTGCCGATCGACCAATTGGTCTGGCGCACCCGGTTCCAACGACGCATCCCCGAACGCCTGCCGGTGCTCTGGTAG
- the mraY gene encoding phospho-N-acetylmuramoyl-pentapeptide-transferase: MRQILIAVAVAVTVSILLTPVLIRLFTKQGFGHQIREDGPPSHHTKRGTPSMGGVAILAGIWAGYLGTHLAGLAFDGEGISASGLLVLGLATALGGVGFVDDLIKIRRSRNLGLNKTAKTVGQITAAVLFGVLALQFHNPAGLTPGSAELSYVREIATVTLAPALFVLFCLVIVSAWSNAVNFTDGLDGLAAGSMAMVTAAYVLITFWQYRNACVTAPGLGCYNVRDPLDLALIAAATAGACIGFLWWNAAPAKIFMGDTGSLALGGIIAGLSVTSRTEILAVVLGSLFVAEIASVVLQILTFRTTGRRMFRMAPFHHHFELAGWAETTVIIRFWLLTAITCGLGVALFYGEWLAAVDA, translated from the coding sequence ATGAGACAGATCCTTATCGCCGTCGCCGTCGCGGTGACGGTGTCCATCCTGCTGACGCCGGTGCTGATCCGGTTGTTCACCAAGCAGGGCTTCGGCCACCAGATCCGCGAGGACGGCCCACCCAGCCACCACACCAAGCGGGGCACGCCGTCAATGGGTGGTGTGGCGATTCTGGCCGGCATCTGGGCGGGGTACCTGGGCACCCACCTTGCCGGGCTGGCATTTGACGGCGAAGGCATATCGGCATCGGGCTTGTTGGTGCTGGGCCTGGCAACGGCGCTGGGAGGCGTCGGATTCGTCGACGATCTGATCAAGATTCGAAGGTCGCGCAACCTCGGGCTGAACAAGACGGCCAAGACGGTCGGTCAGATCACCGCCGCGGTGCTGTTCGGTGTGCTGGCGCTGCAATTCCACAATCCCGCCGGTCTGACACCGGGCAGCGCCGAGCTTTCCTACGTGCGTGAGATCGCCACGGTCACCCTGGCCCCGGCGCTGTTTGTGCTGTTCTGCCTGGTCATCGTCAGTGCCTGGTCGAACGCGGTCAACTTCACCGACGGCCTGGATGGTCTGGCCGCAGGCAGCATGGCGATGGTCACCGCGGCCTATGTGCTGATCACCTTTTGGCAATACCGCAACGCGTGCGTTACCGCGCCGGGCCTGGGCTGCTACAACGTGCGCGATCCGCTGGATTTGGCGCTCATCGCGGCCGCGACCGCTGGCGCCTGCATCGGTTTTTTGTGGTGGAACGCCGCGCCCGCCAAGATCTTCATGGGTGACACCGGGTCCCTGGCGTTGGGCGGCATTATCGCGGGGTTGTCGGTGACCAGCCGCACCGAAATCCTCGCGGTGGTGCTGGGTTCACTGTTCGTCGCCGAGATCGCCTCGGTGGTGTTGCAGATCCTGACCTTCCGGACCACCGGGCGCCGGATGTTCCGGATGGCGCCCTTCCACCATCACTTCGAGTTGGCCGGCTGGGCCGAAACCACGGTGATCATTCGTTTTTGGCTGCTCACGGCCATTACCTGCGGTCTCGGCGTGGCGTTGTTCTACGGCGAGTGGCTGGCCGCGGTCGATGCCTGA
- a CDS encoding MFS transporter translates to MPLVVLSAAAGLDASGVSMLNSALPSMGREFGTSTQTLSWAITGYALAFAGLVLCGGAMTDRLRRRQVLVWGLALVGLGGVLAIVAPTFWIVVAGRVLQGVGAAITMPATTALLTSVYHSDPLRSRALGVFSSAQACCFAAGLVLGGVITSTLGWRWVFALHVAVAAVTAAAAVRWLPTGMPRHNHPLDLVGAGALMTAITLVILAADVASRHDGLLLAAATLTAAAAMSSLWWWRSRIHNNEALLLNRALMRMHSVRRAALVAIIFFFCGTGSLFLLPLYLQQVHGLSPAASGLAILPVSLAVTTAALLSGRLLKTRGPRMLLMLGLPLTSAGVFLWCTVGANSPYAGAILAGLVVTGIGQGLAFPAVTAVSLQDVPAHAHGTASAITITALQAGGAIGPTVLAGVAQGIAPAGDGGLTLAGYHLGFAVAASTLLCLAIPAVVGLRIGSSA, encoded by the coding sequence GTGCCACTGGTTGTGTTGAGTGCGGCGGCTGGGTTGGATGCCAGCGGCGTGTCCATGCTCAACAGCGCTTTGCCGTCGATGGGCAGGGAGTTCGGCACGTCGACGCAGACTCTGTCGTGGGCGATCACCGGGTACGCGCTCGCGTTCGCTGGTCTCGTGTTGTGCGGTGGTGCGATGACCGATCGGCTTCGTCGCCGGCAGGTGCTGGTCTGGGGTTTGGCCCTGGTCGGTCTGGGTGGTGTGCTCGCGATCGTGGCGCCCACATTTTGGATCGTCGTAGCGGGGCGGGTGTTGCAGGGCGTGGGCGCGGCGATAACCATGCCCGCGACCACGGCACTGCTGACGTCGGTCTATCACAGCGACCCGCTGCGCTCACGCGCGTTGGGCGTGTTCTCCTCGGCACAGGCATGCTGCTTCGCGGCCGGTCTTGTGCTCGGTGGAGTTATCACCAGCACCCTCGGTTGGCGCTGGGTGTTTGCCCTGCACGTCGCGGTGGCGGCAGTCACGGCCGCAGCGGCCGTCCGGTGGCTGCCCACCGGCATGCCGCGACACAATCACCCCCTAGACCTGGTCGGGGCGGGCGCTCTGATGACAGCGATCACCCTAGTAATCCTGGCGGCCGATGTGGCATCCAGACACGATGGCCTCCTGCTGGCCGCCGCCACGCTCACAGCCGCTGCGGCCATGAGCTCGCTGTGGTGGTGGCGTAGCCGAATACACAACAATGAGGCGCTTTTGCTGAATCGGGCGCTGATGCGCATGCATTCGGTGCGCCGCGCGGCTTTGGTGGCCATCATCTTCTTCTTTTGTGGTACCGGCTCATTGTTTTTGCTCCCGCTGTACCTACAACAGGTGCACGGCCTATCACCCGCCGCATCGGGTCTAGCGATTCTTCCGGTCAGCCTGGCCGTGACCACCGCGGCGCTGCTGTCCGGTCGGTTACTAAAAACCCGCGGGCCGCGCATGTTGCTGATGTTGGGACTTCCGCTGACATCTGCGGGTGTATTCCTGTGGTGCACCGTCGGGGCAAATAGCCCCTACGCGGGCGCCATCCTCGCCGGCTTAGTCGTCACCGGAATCGGGCAGGGCCTGGCATTTCCGGCCGTCACCGCGGTCAGTCTGCAGGACGTGCCGGCGCACGCCCACGGCACGGCGTCTGCCATCACGATCACAGCGCTACAGGCCGGCGGTGCAATCGGGCCCACGGTCCTGGCAGGGGTCGCCCAAGGCATTGCACCGGCCGGCGACGGCGGCTTGACCTTGGCCGGCTACCACCTGGGCTTCGCCGTCGCAGCGAGCACGTTGCTTTGCCTTGCAATTCCAGCGGTCGTTGGCCTTCGGATTGGCTCATCGGCGTAG
- the ftsW gene encoding putative lipid II flippase FtsW, with protein MAPAGGKVQGSSAGPEKRGPRTRFGAWLGRPMTSFHLIIAVAALLTTLGLIMVLSASAVRSYDDDGSAWVIFGKQVLWTVIGLAGGYISLRMSVRFMRRIAFSGFAITIVMLVLVLVPGIGKEANGSRGWFVVAGFSMQPSELAKMAFAIWGAHLLAARRMERASLREMLIPLVPAAVVALALIVAQPDLGQTVSMGIILLGLLWYAGLPLRVFLSSLAAVVISAAVLAVSAGYRSDRVRSWLNPENDPQDSGYQARQAKFALAQGGIFGDGLGQGVAKWNYLPNAHNDFIFAIIGEELGLVGAVGLLGLFGLFAYTGMRIARRSADPFLRLLTATTTLWVLGQAFINIGYVIGLLPVTGLQLPLISAGGTSTAATLSLIGIIANAARHEPEAVAALRAGRDDKVNRVLRLPPPEPYLPTRIETFRDRKRAHLQPAQPQPARKAPLKAPRQAARRMDKPPRSTPPRTADQPVPRSGGTTRLRGRGHLPVAGEHHGAGQQHAGRRHPRRVRALEGQRYG; from the coding sequence ATGGCCCCGGCGGGCGGCAAGGTTCAAGGCAGTTCTGCTGGGCCCGAGAAGCGGGGGCCACGCACCCGGTTCGGCGCCTGGCTGGGCCGGCCGATGACCTCCTTTCACCTCATCATCGCGGTCGCCGCGCTGCTGACGACCCTTGGACTGATCATGGTGCTGTCGGCATCGGCGGTGCGCTCCTATGACGACGACGGATCGGCGTGGGTGATCTTCGGCAAGCAGGTGTTGTGGACGGTCATCGGTCTTGCCGGGGGCTATATCTCTTTGCGGATGTCGGTGCGATTCATGCGGCGCATCGCGTTCTCCGGTTTCGCGATCACCATCGTGATGCTGGTGCTGGTGCTGGTGCCGGGAATCGGCAAGGAGGCCAACGGCTCTCGCGGTTGGTTCGTGGTCGCGGGATTCTCGATGCAGCCTTCTGAGCTGGCCAAGATGGCGTTTGCGATCTGGGGTGCGCATCTGCTGGCGGCCCGACGCATGGAACGGGCCTCGCTGCGCGAGATGCTGATTCCGCTGGTGCCGGCCGCCGTCGTCGCGCTCGCGTTGATTGTGGCCCAGCCCGACCTCGGACAGACGGTATCCATGGGCATCATCCTGTTGGGCCTGCTGTGGTACGCGGGGCTGCCGCTGCGCGTCTTCCTCAGCTCACTGGCAGCGGTGGTCATCTCCGCCGCGGTCCTGGCGGTGTCGGCGGGCTACCGGTCAGACCGGGTGCGGTCGTGGCTCAACCCCGAAAACGATCCGCAAGACTCCGGCTATCAGGCCCGGCAGGCAAAGTTCGCGCTGGCCCAGGGTGGCATCTTCGGCGATGGTCTCGGCCAGGGCGTGGCCAAGTGGAACTACTTGCCCAACGCCCACAACGACTTCATCTTCGCAATCATCGGTGAGGAGCTGGGCCTCGTCGGCGCGGTAGGACTGCTGGGACTGTTCGGATTGTTCGCCTACACCGGCATGCGCATCGCTCGTCGGTCGGCCGACCCGTTTCTGCGGCTGCTGACCGCCACGACGACGCTATGGGTGCTGGGACAGGCGTTCATCAACATCGGCTACGTGATCGGGCTGCTGCCCGTCACCGGTCTCCAGCTGCCGCTCATCTCCGCTGGTGGAACCTCCACGGCCGCAACACTTTCGCTGATCGGCATCATCGCCAATGCGGCCCGCCATGAACCGGAGGCGGTGGCCGCGCTGCGGGCCGGGCGCGACGACAAGGTAAACCGGGTGCTGCGGCTGCCCCCACCCGAGCCGTATCTACCGACTCGTATCGAGACGTTTCGGGACCGCAAGCGTGCTCACCTACAGCCGGCCCAACCACAGCCCGCGCGAAAGGCACCCCTGAAGGCGCCCCGACAGGCCGCCCGGCGGATGGACAAGCCCCCGCGATCCACGCCACCCCGCACAGCTGATCAGCCGGTTCCCCGTTCTGGGGGTACCACCCGCTTGCGGGGCAGGGGGCACCTCCCGGTTGCGGGGGAGCATCATGGAGCTGGCCAGCAGCACGCCGGACGGCGCCACCCACGGCGCGTTCGCGCATTGGAAGGTCAGCGTTACGGGTGA